In the Salvia miltiorrhiza cultivar Shanhuang (shh) unplaced genomic scaffold, IMPLAD_Smil_shh original_scaffold_464, whole genome shotgun sequence genome, tctctccacTGCATTAACCTGACTCACGCCTCCACCAAACctcatcacacacacacacactgagaaaaaaaacaaactaGCTCATCCCACCACACCCTCATACCTTGTCCTTTTCTTCTACGTGTTGCTGGAGGAGGTCGGGGAGGAGGCGCAGTCGCAGGCGGCCATCTCCCCCTCGACCTCCCTGCGGTGGAAGTTCCGGTGGCAGCCGCAGGCGGCGCAAGTGAGGGCCCCCGCCGTCCCTTCCTCCCCACACGGCATGAACTCCCTGCACCCGTCCACGGCGTACCCGCCCACGTTCGCCGCGTGGTTCTTCTGGCACTCGCCGTACCTCACGGCTCTCACGGCGTACGACGAATTCGCCGAGTTGCTCGACTGGTGGTGCCCCTGATCGCCACCTCTCTTGAACACTACTTGcctcttcttcatctttataaataaaaaataaataaataaagtttaGGAAAAAGTGGGGGTGTTGTCTGAAATTAAGAATATGATAATTAGATGTTAGAGAAATTTGATTTGGGATTAGGATAAGGAGAGATGGGAAAAGAAAGTGGGAAAGCTAGGTCATTTTGTTTTGGTGCAGGgccaaaccctaaccctaggaCCCTCTATTTATACACCTACACTAACcttttactaatttaattactaatctgccttttgcagtttaattaaacaaacttattttatttactgCTCCCACCCTTTTCATCATTGCCGTATATATCAATCTTTCATTACCCTAAATTCATcgaatctttatttttttttgctcaTTTTTATTTCGAGGCTGTATTCATCGTATCTTTCGTGGTTCGCTAGCTTCAACCAAACTTTATCTTGGAATAATCTAGATTGATGGTGATTATGTTTTTGCTacttatgaattattttaattgctGCCAAAATGTGGGTTTCTAATTCTctcttttccatttttttttcttgaaaaagATACAtctaatcatttttattatcaGGTGTTATGCATCATGCATGACTAATTATATGATGGTGATGTAATTATGATTGCAAAAAGCATGTTTAACTTAATTGGAATATAAGACTTGGAGCTTCTTCTCTCTCCATGGATTAATTGTGATTAGATTAATATGCAATATAAagtcaaatttaatatttttttatcaatgcAAAAGTATCTATCTATTAACAACTTTTACAATCTTCTGTTATGCGTTACGTCTCATTAATATAAATCATCTGTATATAATTCGACGTAATTAATGTCTATTTATGTTGTGTTATTGATTAAGCacagttatatatatatctctcaAAATTGATTTGATGTGTGAAAAGATTAACCATTTCACGACCGAATTTGTATGAATTTAACATCGTAACTAATTTATATTAGTGATATACGACTAGTGCTACACAATGCTTGAGATGTACTTTATATGTCATCCAACACAATTAAGGTTAGATTAAATTTGTGGAATGGTGGTTGTGAATTGATGGCTCAACTTCCTAACAACTAATTAGATTACGATGGAAAAAAGGATTATCTTTTTTCATTAGGGTACTTTTATTCTTGATTAGGAAGCCCAGtaactaattaaaaatttaatttaattacatgtTTCGTTTTTCACAAAAGTAATTAAATGAGTCAGCTAACATGCCTACGAGAAAACCTAATATTCCGTGGCCCCTAAAGGCTAAAGCTGCGTCGAATTTTGATAACTAATTAACATTGCCAAAAACTGTAAGCAAATCGCTTTTGTTTTCTCCAcgtttcttttttattttcatgcatgctataatatatataaacacacacacacacaagtaaTTGTttcatctttaaaaaaaatacctatGCGTTTTTTAAAAACCTACTTCTAtgcgaattttaaaaaaattgtttataaaataaaataattttcattattaatagttcataattttaGTTTAACTTGAAAATTGGTTCAAATTCAACATTGAAAATTAGCTAAGAAAGGAAAATGAGACAAAAATAACTGAAATTTAACAaagtaataatataaaaaatcactataaaatgttaaataattAACATGAATACTACGATTATTTAAACAATGTATTATATTATCTCTTCTATTTCTTATttgaaaaaattcaaaatttgggaggggttGAATTTGATtctattattttcttttctttacgTTAATTAGATACGTAGACAGACATACAGACACAGCCGATTTCGACTAAAATAATGATGTTTGGAATTAGTTCCCACTTAGCGTTCGCTTATTTTGGATTTATATATGGCCTCCACGTTAATGATGTTTGGAATTAGTTCCCACTTAGTGTTCTCTTATTGGATTTATATATAGTCTCCACGTTCATTGTGGACGTGGAATATCCTCTCACAGTTTAATGAGTAACATATAATATTGATTTtccttcaaataaaataaaataaaatattatattatattgatTTAAGCTGCGCCTTGTTAATTATAAACCTTATCTTAAAAGAAGTGGTATTCGTAAGGAGAGTTTCGTGAGACCACCATGGGAGGAGTCAAGATTCGAATTCAATAGCCATCTTCAATAACATGTTtaagttataaaaatataaaatatcgTTAAATATATATGAGTTTGGATTCGGATCTTGACGCGTCACATGATGATGATAAAACTGTATATACTctataatgaaataaaaaagtATTACTACATATATAAAAAAGTATTATTCTTACTTCCAGTGAGTGTAAATTAAAGTTTTTCTATATGATCTCAAAGATATGATATAAAAGTTAACTAACTTTGATTGGCTTGGATCCGTCTGGGATTATCACGTCTTGTTTGGCGATCCATAATAGGTGTAGGAGAACCTTAATAACAAAAAccattctttctttttctttttgtggaTGTTAAATATCACTAAGTATAAAACTAGTCGATTATATAATGTTCATACAAACAATTTAGTGtgtatcatcatcatcatcatctataTAGGTAGCTAGCTAATTAGATCAAGAAAtcaaattttcttttaattaatttgaaatatcaATTCATATACTCATAACCGACGTTCTGTTTCTTGTTGTTCATGTACCAAAAATTTACTTACTGAAATTTTTGTAACTACAAGAACTATCATCGGACTTGTTCAATTTTGCGACGGACTCTTTAGTGATACCGATGGAATTTTTTGTCGGTGTCCACCATAATTGTTGGAGATTTCCTTAATAAATTACATGTTCATATTTTATTCATTCAATTTGGGGGTGCTTTAGGTTATAaatctattttaaaatataaattacgaATCATGAAATTGTGATGAATTTTATAAGATTCTAACCAAATCCTTTTAATTCATTCAATAAAGTGATAAATTCACCGTAGATTTTCATGATTTAATGGTTGAAAATGATTCATAATTTgtatcttaaaataaatttttagttTTAGCATATGGTTCATATAATATAGATGGAGTGGTTCAAATGAGTCCAAGTCCCTAGAATACaccattttcttttaataaattaacattattaaataaagaaatttaaaagtcgcgtcacaggggactcgaactcAAGATCTTTGACCTCAGGCATTAACTCCCTTAGcacttggccaacacacgcacgtCCCTAGAATACACTATGAATTTGCTATGAAACATTATTGttgtaaaaaattatatttaaatggGTGTAGGTGTTTATCGtataaaataaaagttgttTTCAGTATTTAGATGAGATCGATTCATTACTTTGATGAATAAGTTCACGGCTTAGGGTTAGAACCATGTGGGtagcaaaaattatttttgcCACTTACGAATTTCGAACCCTGTATCATGAATTCATTTAACAAAGTCATAAATCAGCTTTAGATCTTCACAATTTAAGGATGAAAATAGTTCTCACAGTTACATTTATAAAATTGAAGGAAGGTCTCTCATTTTAACAGACTCTCATTTTCAATCCTTGGATCACCACGATTATGGTGAATGCATCACCTGATGGATATACAACACTCCGATTTgaattctataattttttttttcaaatgcaattaattttttatcgaatgcaataattttataaattaagtaTAGTATTTTCAGTTCTCACGAATTCTTACAATAAGCAAGTTGTTAGCCACACTCTATATATATTAAGTATATATGTTGTGCGCATGTGCATATCAATGATTCTTTACACATATACACTACACTTCGTGAAATTGAATTATTCAAATCTAATAATATCTTAAAATCCGTAAAATAGTTCAGATAAAAGTATGTGTGCTTTTAGTAGTACTAAGAAGTTATGACCATGCCAATAAAGCCTAGCTCAAGTCGTAAAATTGAGATATTTAAAGACTCTCCTTTATAAAATATCTTGGGTTCAATTTTATCTGTgcagacaatttttttttatctttgtgtgggtagtgatTCTGCATGCGTGCGAGTaattttttcacctttgtgtAGGTAGTGATTCCGCCTGCGTGCGAgtaattttctcatttttgtgtGGTGCATAGATCTCACATGCGTGcgaattgtttatttaattatattatagataattcttgtagttctaaaaaaaaattatgaccaTTAGTccaatataatattatattaattagcTAACAATTGAGCACGTGAAGTTGTAACATCgtcctttattattattattattattattattattattattattattattattattattattattattattattattattattatttaataaatcgCAATTAATTGTCCTTTTGtatcttttgttttttattcatttttctcattAGTGTGGGCCACAATATAAAGCACAAAATGAATAGTACCTAAGAATATTGGATCCTtccgtcaaaaaaaaaaaaaaaaaaaagaatattggATCCAACGCGAATACATTTATTTATAGACATGCTACGTGTATAAGTATTAACCTAAATTAATAATTCCTAGTGAaagtatttttgttttttatttgggAAAGAGGAAAATTAGGCAGCTTGTTTGACAATATAATTTAGTAGGGCAACTTCATGTGGATCTTTATTGTGTGTGACAATTCCTCTACACTTTTCATGTATATTTTCAGCCCAACTCAATTGATTGCCAAATTCAACCGGCTTCAACATTTAACCAAACAATTACTTCATAaagtttttttattaatatatacatGGTTCATAATTTCTATGGAGaccttttatttttgtattataaCCATCCCTTAACTCTAGAGTCGATTCGTTGCAATACTAtaataaaactataaaattaaatatacaaCGGCACTTTCCATATATAGTAAAGATCTAATTTCCTCAAAATAAAACAATGAATTGAAAATACCCGATACACTCCTACGTAAATAAaggttattaaaaaagaaaacatccaagttcaatttaatgaaatatcaaTAGGACCCATTCATTCGAATATGGGTCACTCAAATCAAATTTTTTTAGGATAGAAATTCTCAATCTTAATCCTAATCTTTTAGGTTTCAAACTAACCTATGGGTCTATCAAGctcaaaaatttatataaaaaataattaatataattatcttattatatatataattgtaacAAATGAATGCCCACATGAAATGAGTATCTCAACATCGATTTACATAATGATTAATAGGTGACTTTTACAGAGACAAGGACACacgtatttttttttgaatgattaacattttctaatttttatatctaaacattttattttaagcgttaaaataaaaacataaagaatgaaatgatgagtataactataaaatattattttgaaataCATTTCACAAACACATGgcaaaaaaaatcttattgaACTCAGGCCAATCCTAACAAACTCGGGCCAATCTTATCAGAGCGCGAGTTATTCGATTACGAGTTATTTGAATTGcaattttttcatataaattttAGGTCTAACCTTATCGAAGTATCGATATATTCCGATCAATCCACAATCTCGAGCTAAATTGACGTCCCAATCCCAATAATCATAGCAATCATGGTACTACTATATGATGCATTAAATAAACCACATTCGGAAATCACATGATTTATTCgatatcaaaattaaatgaaatccGTG is a window encoding:
- the LOC131004858 gene encoding mini zinc finger protein 2-like, which produces MKKRQVVFKRGGDQGHHQSSNSANSSYAVRAVRYGECQKNHAANVGGYAVDGCREFMPCGEEGTAGALTCAACGCHRNFHRREVEGEMAACDCASSPTSSSNT